The Sebastes umbrosus isolate fSebUmb1 chromosome 23, fSebUmb1.pri, whole genome shotgun sequence genome contains a region encoding:
- the nrf1 gene encoding nuclear respiratory factor 1 isoform X5 — MDEHVIHQTEHMTTIEASAVSQQVHVATFTEASMMSAEEDSTSSPDDDPYDDTDILNSAGTDEITAHLAAAGPVGMAAAAAVATGKKRKRPHIFESNPSIRKRQQTRLLRKLRATLDEYTTRVGQQAIVLCISPSKPNPVFKVFGAAPLENVVRKYKGMMLEDLENALAEHAPAGGDLASELPPLTIDGIPVSVDKMTQAQLRAFIPEMLKYSTGRGKPGWGKESCKPVWWPEDIPWANVRSDVRTEEQKQRVSWTQALRTIVKNCYKQHGREDLLYAFEDHVTTPTIQHHHLTTAQSIAHLVPSQTVVQTINNPDGTVSLIQVGTGHTVATLADASELPGVTVAQVNYATVTDGEILVPLQVEQNWATLQGGEMTIQTTQASEATQAVASLAEAAVAASHEMQQGATVTMALNSEAAAHAVATLAEATLQGGGQIVLAETAAAVGALAGVHDATEINSSHLTFLNHQMLPGLVQIPVSMYQTVVTSLAHGNRPVQVAMAPVATRIDNTVTLDGQAVEVVTLEQ, encoded by the exons ATGGACGAGCACGTCATTCACCAGACCGAACACATGACCACCATCGAGGCCAGCGCCGTCAGCCAACAG GTACATGTGGCCACCTTTACCGAAGCGTCCATGATGAGCGCAGAGGAAGACTCGACGTCCTCACCGGATGATGATCCTTATGACGACACGGACATCCTCAACTCGGCCGGCACTGATGAGATCACCGCACACCTGGCTGCCGCAG ggccAGTCGGCATGGCAGCTGCTGCCGCCGTGGCAACCggtaagaaaagaaagagaccTCATATCTTCGAATCCAACCCCTCCATCCGCAAGAGGCAGCAGACTCGCCTGCTCAG GAAACTGCGAGCCACCCTGGATGAATACACCACCAGAGTGGGCCAACAGGCCATAGTGCTGTGTATCTCTCCCTCCAAACCCAACCCAGTGTTCAAGGTGTTTGGTGCTGCTCCTCTGGAGAACGTG GTGAGGAAGTATAAGGGCATGATGTTGGAGGATCTGGAGAACGCTCTGGCTGAACACGCCCCCGCTGGTGGAGATCTGGCCTCAGAGCTGCCCCCGCTCACCATTGACGGCATCCCTGTCTCCGTGGACAAGATGACCCAG GCCCAGCTGCGAGCGTTCATCCCAGAGATGCTGAAGTACTCGACGGGCCGAGGAAAGCCCGGCTGGGGTAAGGAGAGCTGCAAGCCGGTGTGGTGGCCAGAGGACATCCCTTGGGCCAACGTCCGCAGTGACGTCCGCACAGAGGAGCAGAAACAGAGG GTGTCTTGGACGCAGGCACTGCGAACCATCGTCAAGAACTGCTACAAGCAGCACGGCCGCGAGGACCTGTTGTATGCTTTCGAAGACCATGTAACGACGCCCACCATCCAGCACCACCACCTGACCACTGCACAGAGCATCGCTCACCTCGTGCCCTCGCAAACTGTGGTACAGACCATCAACAACCCCGACGGAACAGTCTCGCTCATCCAG GTTGGCACAGGACACACAGTTGCCACCCTGGCAGATGCCTCAGAGCTGCCCGGTGTGACGGTGGCACAGGTCAACTACGCCACTGTAACTGACGGAGAG ATCCTTGTTCCTCTCCAGGTGGAGCAGAACTGGGCCACCCTACAGGGCGGAGAGATGACAATCCAAACCACTCAGGCATCAGAGGCCACGCAGGCGGTGGCGTCCCTGGCAGAAGCCGCCGTCGCCGCCAGTCACGAAATGCAGCAGGGAGCCACCGTCACAATGGCTCTTAACAG CGAGGCAGCAGCCCACGCCGTAGCGACGTTGGCCGAGGCCACTCTACAAGGCGGAGGGCAGATTGTCCTGGCGGAGACGGCAGCTGCTGTTGGGGCACTGGCAGGGGTTCACGATGCCACAG AAATCAACTCTTCACATCTGACATTCTTGAACCACCAGATGCTACCTG gTCTGGTCCAGATCCCAGTCAGCATGTACCAGACTGTAGTGACCAGCCTCGCCCATGGCAACCGGCCCGTCCAGGTTGCCATGGCACCTGTCGCCACACGCATAGACAACACTGTCACGCTTGACGGCCAGGCGGTAGAGGTCGTGACCCTGGAACAGTGA
- the nrf1 gene encoding nuclear respiratory factor 1 isoform X7, with product MDEHVIHQTEHMTTIEASAVSQQVHQVHLQTELLTSGNLVHVATFTEASMMSAEEDSTSSPDDDPYDDTDILNSAGTDEITAHLAAAGPVGMAAAAAVATGKKRKRPHIFESNPSIRKRQQTRLLRKLRATLDEYTTRVGQQAIVLCISPSKPNPVFKVFGAAPLENVVRKYKGMMLEDLENALAEHAPAGGDLASELPPLTIDGIPVSVDKMTQAQLRAFIPEMLKYSTGRGKPGWGKESCKPVWWPEDIPWANVRSDVRTEEQKQRVSWTQALRTIVKNCYKQHGREDLLYAFEDHVTTPTIQHHHLTTAQSIAHLVPSQTVVQTINNPDGTVSLIQVGTGHTVATLADASELPGVTVAQVNYATVTDGEVEQNWATLQGGEMTIQTTQASEATQAVASLAEAAVAASHEMQQGATVTMALNSEAAAHAVATLAEATLQGGGQIVLAETAAAVGALAGVHDATGLVQIPVSMYQTVVTSLAHGNRPVQVAMAPVATRIDNTVTLDGQAVEVVTLEQ from the exons ATGGACGAGCACGTCATTCACCAGACCGAACACATGACCACCATCGAGGCCAGCGCCGTCAGCCAACAGGTCCATCAGGTGCACTTACAAACAGAACTGTTAACCAGTGGAAACCTG GTACATGTGGCCACCTTTACCGAAGCGTCCATGATGAGCGCAGAGGAAGACTCGACGTCCTCACCGGATGATGATCCTTATGACGACACGGACATCCTCAACTCGGCCGGCACTGATGAGATCACCGCACACCTGGCTGCCGCAG ggccAGTCGGCATGGCAGCTGCTGCCGCCGTGGCAACCggtaagaaaagaaagagaccTCATATCTTCGAATCCAACCCCTCCATCCGCAAGAGGCAGCAGACTCGCCTGCTCAG GAAACTGCGAGCCACCCTGGATGAATACACCACCAGAGTGGGCCAACAGGCCATAGTGCTGTGTATCTCTCCCTCCAAACCCAACCCAGTGTTCAAGGTGTTTGGTGCTGCTCCTCTGGAGAACGTG GTGAGGAAGTATAAGGGCATGATGTTGGAGGATCTGGAGAACGCTCTGGCTGAACACGCCCCCGCTGGTGGAGATCTGGCCTCAGAGCTGCCCCCGCTCACCATTGACGGCATCCCTGTCTCCGTGGACAAGATGACCCAG GCCCAGCTGCGAGCGTTCATCCCAGAGATGCTGAAGTACTCGACGGGCCGAGGAAAGCCCGGCTGGGGTAAGGAGAGCTGCAAGCCGGTGTGGTGGCCAGAGGACATCCCTTGGGCCAACGTCCGCAGTGACGTCCGCACAGAGGAGCAGAAACAGAGG GTGTCTTGGACGCAGGCACTGCGAACCATCGTCAAGAACTGCTACAAGCAGCACGGCCGCGAGGACCTGTTGTATGCTTTCGAAGACCATGTAACGACGCCCACCATCCAGCACCACCACCTGACCACTGCACAGAGCATCGCTCACCTCGTGCCCTCGCAAACTGTGGTACAGACCATCAACAACCCCGACGGAACAGTCTCGCTCATCCAG GTTGGCACAGGACACACAGTTGCCACCCTGGCAGATGCCTCAGAGCTGCCCGGTGTGACGGTGGCACAGGTCAACTACGCCACTGTAACTGACGGAGAG GTGGAGCAGAACTGGGCCACCCTACAGGGCGGAGAGATGACAATCCAAACCACTCAGGCATCAGAGGCCACGCAGGCGGTGGCGTCCCTGGCAGAAGCCGCCGTCGCCGCCAGTCACGAAATGCAGCAGGGAGCCACCGTCACAATGGCTCTTAACAG CGAGGCAGCAGCCCACGCCGTAGCGACGTTGGCCGAGGCCACTCTACAAGGCGGAGGGCAGATTGTCCTGGCGGAGACGGCAGCTGCTGTTGGGGCACTGGCAGGGGTTCACGATGCCACAG gTCTGGTCCAGATCCCAGTCAGCATGTACCAGACTGTAGTGACCAGCCTCGCCCATGGCAACCGGCCCGTCCAGGTTGCCATGGCACCTGTCGCCACACGCATAGACAACACTGTCACGCTTGACGGCCAGGCGGTAGAGGTCGTGACCCTGGAACAGTGA
- the nrf1 gene encoding nuclear respiratory factor 1 isoform X3 yields MDEHVIHQTEHMTTIEASAVSQQVHQVHVATFTEASMMSAEEDSTSSPDDDPYDDTDILNSAGTDEITAHLAAAGPVGMAAAAAVATGKKRKRPHIFESNPSIRKRQQTRLLRKLRATLDEYTTRVGQQAIVLCISPSKPNPVFKVFGAAPLENVVRKYKGMMLEDLENALAEHAPAGGDLASELPPLTIDGIPVSVDKMTQAQLRAFIPEMLKYSTGRGKPGWGKESCKPVWWPEDIPWANVRSDVRTEEQKQRVSWTQALRTIVKNCYKQHGREDLLYAFEDHVTTPTIQHHHLTTAQSIAHLVPSQTVVQTINNPDGTVSLIQVGTGHTVATLADASELPGVTVAQVNYATVTDGEILVPLQVEQNWATLQGGEMTIQTTQASEATQAVASLAEAAVAASHEMQQGATVTMALNSEAAAHAVATLAEATLQGGGQIVLAETAAAVGALAGVHDATEINSSHLTFLNHQMLPGLVQIPVSMYQTVVTSLAHGNRPVQVAMAPVATRIDNTVTLDGQAVEVVTLEQ; encoded by the exons ATGGACGAGCACGTCATTCACCAGACCGAACACATGACCACCATCGAGGCCAGCGCCGTCAGCCAACAGGTCCATCAG GTACATGTGGCCACCTTTACCGAAGCGTCCATGATGAGCGCAGAGGAAGACTCGACGTCCTCACCGGATGATGATCCTTATGACGACACGGACATCCTCAACTCGGCCGGCACTGATGAGATCACCGCACACCTGGCTGCCGCAG ggccAGTCGGCATGGCAGCTGCTGCCGCCGTGGCAACCggtaagaaaagaaagagaccTCATATCTTCGAATCCAACCCCTCCATCCGCAAGAGGCAGCAGACTCGCCTGCTCAG GAAACTGCGAGCCACCCTGGATGAATACACCACCAGAGTGGGCCAACAGGCCATAGTGCTGTGTATCTCTCCCTCCAAACCCAACCCAGTGTTCAAGGTGTTTGGTGCTGCTCCTCTGGAGAACGTG GTGAGGAAGTATAAGGGCATGATGTTGGAGGATCTGGAGAACGCTCTGGCTGAACACGCCCCCGCTGGTGGAGATCTGGCCTCAGAGCTGCCCCCGCTCACCATTGACGGCATCCCTGTCTCCGTGGACAAGATGACCCAG GCCCAGCTGCGAGCGTTCATCCCAGAGATGCTGAAGTACTCGACGGGCCGAGGAAAGCCCGGCTGGGGTAAGGAGAGCTGCAAGCCGGTGTGGTGGCCAGAGGACATCCCTTGGGCCAACGTCCGCAGTGACGTCCGCACAGAGGAGCAGAAACAGAGG GTGTCTTGGACGCAGGCACTGCGAACCATCGTCAAGAACTGCTACAAGCAGCACGGCCGCGAGGACCTGTTGTATGCTTTCGAAGACCATGTAACGACGCCCACCATCCAGCACCACCACCTGACCACTGCACAGAGCATCGCTCACCTCGTGCCCTCGCAAACTGTGGTACAGACCATCAACAACCCCGACGGAACAGTCTCGCTCATCCAG GTTGGCACAGGACACACAGTTGCCACCCTGGCAGATGCCTCAGAGCTGCCCGGTGTGACGGTGGCACAGGTCAACTACGCCACTGTAACTGACGGAGAG ATCCTTGTTCCTCTCCAGGTGGAGCAGAACTGGGCCACCCTACAGGGCGGAGAGATGACAATCCAAACCACTCAGGCATCAGAGGCCACGCAGGCGGTGGCGTCCCTGGCAGAAGCCGCCGTCGCCGCCAGTCACGAAATGCAGCAGGGAGCCACCGTCACAATGGCTCTTAACAG CGAGGCAGCAGCCCACGCCGTAGCGACGTTGGCCGAGGCCACTCTACAAGGCGGAGGGCAGATTGTCCTGGCGGAGACGGCAGCTGCTGTTGGGGCACTGGCAGGGGTTCACGATGCCACAG AAATCAACTCTTCACATCTGACATTCTTGAACCACCAGATGCTACCTG gTCTGGTCCAGATCCCAGTCAGCATGTACCAGACTGTAGTGACCAGCCTCGCCCATGGCAACCGGCCCGTCCAGGTTGCCATGGCACCTGTCGCCACACGCATAGACAACACTGTCACGCTTGACGGCCAGGCGGTAGAGGTCGTGACCCTGGAACAGTGA